GTCGGCCTCCATTTCTTCTCGCCCGCCAACGTGATGCGGCTCGTCGAGGTCGTGCGCTGCGCCCGGACGGCCCCGGACGTGCTGGCGACCGGGCTCGCGGTCGCCCGAAGGCTCGGCAAGCTGCCGATCGTCTGCGGCGTATGCGAGGGCTTCATCGGCAACCGGGTCTTCTCGGCCTATCGCCGGCAGGCCGAGTTCCTGGTCGAGGACGGGGCGTCGCCGCAGGCGGTCGACGCGGCCCTGGAGGCCTGGGGCTTCGCCATGGGGCCCTTCGCGGTCTTCGACATGGCCGGGCTGGAGATCGCCTGGGCCAAGCGCAAGCGCGCCGCCGCGACCCGCGACCCTCGCGCCCGCTACGTGGCGATCCCGGACCGGCTCTGCGAGGCCGGCCGCTTCGGCCAGAAGACCGGGCGGGGTTGGTATTCATACCGGGACGGCAAGCGGGAGGTGGACCCGGAGACCGAGGCCCTGATCGCCGCCGCGCGGGCCGAGAAGGGCATCGTTCCGCGCAGCTTCACGGCCGACGAGATCGTCGCCACCCTGCTCGCCGCCATGGCCAACGAGGGTGCGCGGCTCCTGGAGGAGGGCATCGCGGTGCGGGCGAGCGACATCGACCTCGTGATGATCAACGGCTACGGCTTCCCGGCCCACAAGGGCGGGCCCATGTTCCAGGCCGACAGGACGGGGCTCCCCGTGCTCCTGGCCCGCCTGGAGGCTATGGCCGCCGCCGACGGCCCGGGCTCGGAGCCCTCGCGGCTGCTCCGGGAACGCGCCACGCGCGGCGACGGCTTCATGGACGGGAACGGCTGATACCGGACCCGCCAAGTTCCTACCTTTCGATCGGTCATTGCTGGGCTCGTCCCGGCAATCCAGGCCACGAAAGACCGAGCGCTCGTCCTGGATGCCCGGGACAAGCCCGGGCATGACAGACATGAAGAGCCGGCGAGCCGGTTAGGTCTTCGTGAACGGGTATCGGGCGGTCAGAGCAGGCCGGCGCTGCGGGCCTCGGCGACGAAGCGCATCAGGACGGCGTCGCGGGCGCCGGGTTCGAACTCCCCGGCCTCGATCGGATCGGGCGCCGCAGGGGCGAGATCGGCGGGGCCGAGGCCGAGCCACGCGGAGAACGGCTCGACCGCGCGGCGGACGATGTCGGTACCGAGGACGCCGGAATCGAAGGTCATGGTCGGGGCTCCAGGATAGGCGCGGAGGGCGCCTCGGGCGTGGCCGCGTCGACAACGCCCGGTGGTGCCCTCCGGTTCCCCGGGGCCCTCCCCCTCGGCCGACCGTCAGCGGCCCCAGCGCAGCGCCAGCGGCTCGACCTCGCGGGCGAGTTCCAGGAGGCCGGCGCGGGTCGCCGGATGCAGCGGCTCAAGCGGATGGCGGACCGCGTCGGACCGGATCACGCCGCCCTCCTGCATGACCGTCTTGCAGGCGCGCAGGCCGCACTGCCGGTTCTCGAAGTTGATCAGGGGCAGGATGCGGGCATAAGCCGCCATCGCCTCCGCGCGGCGCCCTTCGCGGTGGGCGACCACCACGGGACGGATCAGGTCGGGCAGGAGCGCGCTCGACATGGTGCCGGTGGCGCCGGCGTCGAGGTCGGCCATCAAGGTGATGGATTCCTCGCCGTCGAAGGGGCCGACGATGGTGGCGCCGCCCGCGGCAAGCAGTCCGCGCAGCTTGGCGGCGGTGCCGGGCGTCTCGATCTTGAAATACTGGAGGAGCGGCACCGCCTGGGCGAGGCGCAGGATCGTGGGCACGGACAGCGCCACGCCGGACAGCGGCGCGTCCTGCAGCATGAGGGGAATGCGGGCCGCCTCGCCGATGCGCTGGAAGTGCTCGATCATCGGGCCCTCGTCGGCCCGCAGGGTGGCGCCGTGGTAGGGCGGCATCAGCATGATCATGGCGGCGCCGGCCTCGGCGGCGGCCTTGGCGCGGGCGGCGGCGATCCGGGTGGAATAGTGGCTGCAGGTGACGATCACCGGCACCCGGCCGGCGACGTGCTCCAGCGACAGCGTCAGCAGCGCGCTGCGCTCCTCGTCGGTCAGCAGGAACTGCTCGGAGAAGTTCGCCAAGATGCAGAGGCCGTCGACGCCCTGGTCGACCATGCAGTCGAGCACCCGGCGCATGCCGTCGAGATCGACGTCGCCGTTGTCGTGGAACGGGGTCGGCGCCACGGGAAAGACGCCGGCATAGGGGGCCGCCATGGGGATCTCCTCTCGCTTTTGTTGTTGGTGAGTTCGGTCGACCGTGGCGGGCGGCCGCGCGGGCCGCCCGCCGCGGTCAGGCGTCGCCGGGCACGTTGTCGGGCCGGGGCCGGCGCATCAGCTCGTAGAGGTGCGGGGCGACCACGGCGATCGCCGCCAGCGCGAGCAGCGAGGCGGACAGGGGGCGCGAGACGAAGACCGACCAGTCGCCGGCCGAGATGGTCAGGGCCTGGCGCAGGTTCTGCTCGGCGAGCGGCCCGAGGATCATGCCGATGATCACGGGCGCGGTCGGGAAGTCGTAGCGCCGCATCAGGTAGCCGGCGCCGCCGACGAGGTAGAGCAGGATGAGGTCGACCGGGGACTGGCTGATCCCGTAGGTGCCGATGGTCGCGAAGACCAGCACGCCGGCATAGAGCAGCGGCGCCGGGATCTTCAGCATCTTCACCCAGAGGGCGATCATCGGCAGGTTCAGCACGAGGAGCATCGTGTTGCCGATGAAGAGCGAGGCGATCAGGCCCCAGACCAGCTGCGGCTGGGTCTGGAAGAGGAGCGGGCCCGGGTTGATGCCGTAGCTCTGGAAGGCGGAGAGCATGATCGCGGCGGTGGCCGAGGTGGGCAGGCCGAGCGTCAGCATCGGGACCAGAACGCCCGCCGTGGAGGCGTTGTTGGCGGCCTCCGGCCCGGCGACGCCCTCGATGGCGCCCTTGCCGAACTCCTCCGGGTATTTCGTCAGCTTGCGCTCGAGGTAATAGCTGAGGAAGGTCGGGATCTCGGCGCCGCCCGCCGGCATGGCGCCGATCGGGAAGCCCAGGATCGTGCCGCGGATCCACGGCTTCCAGGAGCGCTTCCACTCATCCCGCGTCATCCAGATCGAGCCGCGCAGGGGCACGATCTCGTCCTTCCCGTAGCGGTACCGGGACGCCATGTAGAGGGTCTCGCCGACGGCGAAGAGGCCGACCGCGACGACGATCACGTTGATGCCGTCGAGCAGTTCGGGGATGCCGAAGGTGAAGCGCGGCTGGCCGGTCTGCAGGTCGACGCCGACGAAGCCGAGCAGAATCCCGAGGAAGAGGGCGGTCAGGCCGCGCACCGCCGACGAGCCGAGCACGGCCGAGACGGTGACGAAGGCGAGGATCATCAGGGCGAAGTAGTCGGCCGGCCCGAAGGCGAGCGCGAAGTCGACCACCACGGGGGCGAGGAACGTGATTCCCATCGTGCCGATCGTGCCGGCCACGAAGGAGCCGATGGCGGCTGTGGCGAGCGCCGCGCCGCCGCGGCCCGCGCGGGCCATCTTGTTGCCCTCCAGCGCGGTCACGATCGTGGCGCTCTCGCCGGGCGTGTTGAGCAGGATCGACGTGGTCGAGCCGCCGTACATGGCGCCGTAGTAGATGCCGGCGAAGAGGATGAAGGCGGCGGTAGCGTCGACCTTGAAGGTGATCGGCAGCAGGAGCGCGATGGTCAGGCCCGGTCCGAGCCCGGGCAGGACGCCGATCGCGGTGCCGAGCGTGACGCCGGCGAGGCTCCAGAGCAGGTTCGCGGGCGTCAGCGCGACCGCGAAGCCCGCCATCAGGTTCGTGAAGGACTCCATGCCGGCCTCGCGGGATTCAGGTGGACGCGCCGAAGAGGGAGAAGATGGCGTTTTCGACGACACCGCGGCCGATGTCGATGCCGAGCGCCTGGGCGAAGCCGAAATAGGCGATGAGCGCGAACAGGATCGCGATGCCGGCGTCGCGGACGGGCCTGTTCGAGCCGAAGCCGCGGGCGATCGCCATGAACATCAGCACGGACGCGAGGGTGAAGCCGGCCGGGCCGATGAGGACCACGTTGACGAGGAGGCCGGCGACCACCCAGGCGAGCGCCGCGCGGTCGGTCGGCGTCTCCTTCTCCTCCTCCGCCTGCCAGCCGCCGCGGATCGCCGCGTAGAGGAGCGCGAGGCCGAACACCGAGAGCCCGGCGGCGCCGATCTGCGGGGCGACCGTCGGGCCGACCTTGGCGTAGAGGGGCGAGACCGGGATGATGGTCGTCTGCCACCAGGCGAGCAGCGCCAGCGCGATCACGCCGAGCGCGATCAGGGCCTCGCCCCAGGCAAGCGCGATGCGGGCCGGCGACGGCCCCGTCGATCGGTCGGTCATGAGCCCCCCCGGCTCTACCCCGGCCCTCCCCGAGGGCCCGGTCGGATGCGAAGGCCGGAGGCGGGCGTGCCGCCTCCGGCCACCCGGCCTCAGGCGAGGCCGAGATCCTTCAGGATGCCCTCGATGCGCGTCGTCTCGGAGGCGACGTACTCTTCGTAGGCCTTGCCGACCTGGGTGATCTGCACCCAGCCCTTGGCCTTGCAGGCCTCGGCCCAGGCGGCCGACTTGGTCATGTCCTCGACCAGCTTGGTGATGTCGGCGACCTGCTGGGCCGAGAGGCCCGGAGGAGCGAAGACGCCGCGCCAGTTGAAGAGCACGAGGTCGACGCCGCCCTCCTTGAGGGTCGGGGCGTCGACGCCCTCCTCGCGCGCGTCGGCCGAGATGGCGAGGCAGCGCATCTTGCCGGCCTTGATCTGCTCGGCGAACTCGCCGTAGCCCGAGATGCCGGCCGCCACCTGATTGCCGAGGATGGCGGCAGTCGCCGGGCCGCCGCCCGCGAAGGCGACGTACGAGACCTTGGTGGGGTCGACGCCGACCGACTTGGCGAGCAGGCCCGCGAGAATGTGGTCCGTGCCGCCGGCCGAGCCGCCCGCGATCGGAACCTTGGCGGGGTCGGCCTTCAGGGCCGCCACGAGATCCTTGACCGTCTTGAAGGGCGAGGCGGCCGGGACCACGACGGCGAGGGATTCGCCGGTCAGCCGCGCGATCGGGATCGTCTGCGTCAGCTTCACGGGAGACTTGTTGGCGATGATGGCCCCGACCATGACCATGCCGCCGACCATCAGGGCACCGGACTGGCCCTTCCACTGGTTGACGAACTGGGGCAGCCCGACCGTGCCGCCGGCGCCGCCGACGTTGGTGATCTGGACGGAGGAGACCTGGTTGTTGGCGCGGAGCACCTGCTCCATGGTGCGGGCGGTCTGGTCCCAGCCGCCGCCGGGGGCCGCGGGAACGAAGAGCTTGAGTGCGACGCCCTGGGCCGCCGCCGGCCCGACGGTGAAGGGCAGCGCGGCGACGCCGGCCGCGGCGGCAGTGCCGATCAGGAGTTCACGACGATTCTGCATACTACTCATCCTCCCTGGTCCGGCGGCGGAGGCGGCGCGCGCCGGCCTCTGCCCGCGCGCCCCGCGCCCCGTACCTCGGGAAACTGCGGACACGCCCGGTCGGCCCGAAGCTAGCGCATCGCCGGGGTGGCGCAAAGTGGGCCGACACCGGAAAAACTCGGCATCGCCAGCATTTTGCGGGCCCATCGCTTGCGGCCCGACCGCGGATCTGGAATAGGAACCGCCTTCGATTTGAGCAGATCCGTCGCGATCTCCCCTGGAGCCTTCCCGCATCATGGTCAGCGCGCAGCAGGCTTCGACGACGACCGGCATCCTTCTCTATTCGCTCGGCGTGTTCTTCTTCGCGCTCAACGACGCGCTCGGCAAATGGCTCGTCGCCGAGTACACGGTCGGGCAGCTCATGCTGCTGCGCACGGTCGGCGCGGTGCTGATCCTCGCCCCGCTGATCTGGACCGCCGGTGCCTCGCTGGTCCGGCGGGACCAGATGGGCCTGCAGGTCGCCCGCATCCTGTTCATGGCGGCCGACACCTACGCGTTCTACTACTCCACGCGCTACCTGCCGCTCGCCGACGTGATGACCTACTACATGGCCGCGCCGCTGATCATCACGGCCCTGTCGGTGCCGTTCCTCGGCGAGGCGGTCGGGCCGTTCCGCTGGGCGGCGGTGAGCGTCGGGTTCATCGGTGTGCTCATCGCGCTGCAGCCGACCAGCGCCGCCTTCTCGATCCACGCGGTGATCGCGCTGTTCGGGTCCGTCATGTACGCACTCGCCGTGACGGTCACGCGGCGCCTCCGGGACACCCACTGGCTCCAGCTCGTGGCCTGGCAGTTCGCGGGAGCGGGGCTGATCGGTTCGATGACCGCCCCCTTCGGCTGGGTCACGCCGAGTCTCGTCGACCTCGGGCTCCTGTTCCTGCTCGGCATCGTGGCGATCGCCTGCTTCATCTGCATCACGATGGCGCTGGCGCGCACCCCGGCGTCCGTGCTGGCCCCGTTCCAGTACGCGGCGATCGTCTGGGCGGGCATCCTCGGCTGGCTGGTCTGGGGCGACGTGCCGACCTGGCCGATCGTCATCGGCAACCTCGTCATCGTCGCAAGCGGGCTCGTGATCTTCTACCGGGAGGCCATCCACGGCCGGGCAGTGGTGGCCGAGGGCGTCGAGCCGATCCCCTGACGCGCGATCACGGCGTGCCGGCCGCGGTGCGGCGGGCCGTCGGCCTGATCACGGGCTCTCCGACCGCCTCCACGTCGACCGAGGCTTCGGCATCGGCGTCCGGCCCGGCGAAGATCCGGAACCGGCCGGGCTCCACCCGGTAGTCTCCCGTCTCGTCGTGGAAGCCGAGGTCGCCGACGGCGATCCGGAGCGTGACGGTGCTGGCCTCTCCGGCGGCGAGCTCGACGGCCGCGAAGCCCTTCAACTGCCGTCCCGGACGGACGCGCGAGGCCTCCAGGTCGCGCACATAGGCCTGCACCACGGCGCGGGCGGCCTGCGGCCCCTCGTTGCGGACGGGCACCGAAACCACGACGGTCCCGTCCATGGCGACCCGGGCGGCCTCGACGGAGGGAGGCCCGTAGACGAGGCGCGCGGTGGAGAGGCCGTGGCCGAAGGGGAACTGTGGCCGCCAGCCGATGTCGACATACTTGCTGGTGAACTTCTCGCCGGCGGTCGGCGGCCGGCCGGTGGCGAGGTCGTCGTGCGCGATCGGGATCTGGCCGACATGCCGCGGCCAGGTCATCGGCAGCTTGCCGGAGGGGGCCGTGTCGCCGAACAGGATCTCGGCCAGCGCCAGCGATCCGACGCTCCCCGGATACCAGGCCATCACGGCCGAGGGCACGGCCGCGAAGGCCTTGGCGACCGTCAGCGGCCGGCCCGCGACGATCACCAGCACCACCGGCTTGCCGGTCGCCACCAGGCGGTCGAGCAGGTCCTGCTGGAGGCCGGGGAAGCCGAGGTCGGCACGCGAGGCCGCCTCGCCGGCGATCTCGCCGGGTTCGCCCAGGACCGCCACGACGACGTCCGCCCGCCGGGCGGCCTCGACGGCGGCCTCGAAGCCGGCGCGGTCGGTACAGTCCGGGGCGCAGCCGGCGCGATACTCGAAGCGGAGCCCTGCCTTGGCGGCCCGGTCCTCGAGCGCGCGGCGGATCGTATGGACCTCGCCCGCCCGCCATTCGGCCGCGTGGGGACCCACGTGGTCGCCCGGGCTGTCCGCGATGCCGCCGACGACGAGGAGGGAGCCAATGTCGCGGAGCGGCAGCCGGTCGCCGTCGTTCTTCAGGAGCACGATCCCCCGGCGGGCCACCTCGACCGCGAGGGCCCGGGTCTCGGGGAGCAGCATGCGGGTCTCCGCTTCCGCCGGCGTCGGCAGCGGACGCGTGTCGAGCCCCGCCTCCAGCTTGACCCGCAGCACCCGGCGCACCGCCTCGTCGATGGCGGCCTCGGCGACCCGCCCCTCCGCCACCGCCGCGGGCAGGCGCGCCACATAGGTCCGCGAGGCCATGTCCATGTCGACGCCGGCCAGGAAGGCGCGGGTCGCGAAGGCGGCCGCGTCGCGGCCCATACCGTGATTGGCGAGCTGGTCGATGGCGCCCCAGTCGGACACGACGAACCCGCGGAAGCCCCACTCGCCCCGGAGCACGTCGACCAGAAGGCGGCGGTCGAGACTCGCGGGAACCCCGTTGAGGGCGCTGAGGGCCGGCATCACGGCGCCGGCGCCGGCCTCGACGGCGGC
The Prosthecomicrobium sp. N25 genome window above contains:
- a CDS encoding dihydrodipicolinate synthase family protein, producing the protein MAAPYAGVFPVAPTPFHDNGDVDLDGMRRVLDCMVDQGVDGLCILANFSEQFLLTDEERSALLTLSLEHVAGRVPVIVTCSHYSTRIAAARAKAAAEAGAAMIMLMPPYHGATLRADEGPMIEHFQRIGEAARIPLMLQDAPLSGVALSVPTILRLAQAVPLLQYFKIETPGTAAKLRGLLAAGGATIVGPFDGEESITLMADLDAGATGTMSSALLPDLIRPVVVAHREGRRAEAMAAYARILPLINFENRQCGLRACKTVMQEGGVIRSDAVRHPLEPLHPATRAGLLELAREVEPLALRWGR
- a CDS encoding tripartite tricarboxylate transporter permease, which gives rise to MESFTNLMAGFAVALTPANLLWSLAGVTLGTAIGVLPGLGPGLTIALLLPITFKVDATAAFILFAGIYYGAMYGGSTTSILLNTPGESATIVTALEGNKMARAGRGGAALATAAIGSFVAGTIGTMGITFLAPVVVDFALAFGPADYFALMILAFVTVSAVLGSSAVRGLTALFLGILLGFVGVDLQTGQPRFTFGIPELLDGINVIVVAVGLFAVGETLYMASRYRYGKDEIVPLRGSIWMTRDEWKRSWKPWIRGTILGFPIGAMPAGGAEIPTFLSYYLERKLTKYPEEFGKGAIEGVAGPEAANNASTAGVLVPMLTLGLPTSATAAIMLSAFQSYGINPGPLLFQTQPQLVWGLIASLFIGNTMLLVLNLPMIALWVKMLKIPAPLLYAGVLVFATIGTYGISQSPVDLILLYLVGGAGYLMRRYDFPTAPVIIGMILGPLAEQNLRQALTISAGDWSVFVSRPLSASLLALAAIAVVAPHLYELMRRPRPDNVPGDA
- a CDS encoding tripartite tricarboxylate transporter TctB family protein, whose protein sequence is MTDRSTGPSPARIALAWGEALIALGVIALALLAWWQTTIIPVSPLYAKVGPTVAPQIGAAGLSVFGLALLYAAIRGGWQAEEEKETPTDRAALAWVVAGLLVNVVLIGPAGFTLASVLMFMAIARGFGSNRPVRDAGIAILFALIAYFGFAQALGIDIGRGVVENAIFSLFGAST
- a CDS encoding Bug family tripartite tricarboxylate transporter substrate binding protein yields the protein MQNRRELLIGTAAAAGVAALPFTVGPAAAQGVALKLFVPAAPGGGWDQTARTMEQVLRANNQVSSVQITNVGGAGGTVGLPQFVNQWKGQSGALMVGGMVMVGAIIANKSPVKLTQTIPIARLTGESLAVVVPAASPFKTVKDLVAALKADPAKVPIAGGSAGGTDHILAGLLAKSVGVDPTKVSYVAFAGGGPATAAILGNQVAAGISGYGEFAEQIKAGKMRCLAISADAREEGVDAPTLKEGGVDLVLFNWRGVFAPPGLSAQQVADITKLVEDMTKSAAWAEACKAKGWVQITQVGKAYEEYVASETTRIEGILKDLGLA
- a CDS encoding DMT family transporter, with the protein product MVSAQQASTTTGILLYSLGVFFFALNDALGKWLVAEYTVGQLMLLRTVGAVLILAPLIWTAGASLVRRDQMGLQVARILFMAADTYAFYYSTRYLPLADVMTYYMAAPLIITALSVPFLGEAVGPFRWAAVSVGFIGVLIALQPTSAAFSIHAVIALFGSVMYALAVTVTRRLRDTHWLQLVAWQFAGAGLIGSMTAPFGWVTPSLVDLGLLFLLGIVAIACFICITMALARTPASVLAPFQYAAIVWAGILGWLVWGDVPTWPIVIGNLVIVASGLVIFYREAIHGRAVVAEGVEPIP
- a CDS encoding glycoside hydrolase family 3 N-terminal domain-containing protein, yielding MTHSHGETGGPGRRPHGAAALPERFARHACLGILALVVTALAASAALAASPDPAVEARVEALLARMTLEEKLGQLTVETDEDRDFRVRVTAGRLGNLIAFKTATANRAAVALAAAAPTPVPLLRGLDVLQGYRTQFMVPLGQAATFDPDLNRRAAEAIAREAAAQGVNWTYAPMVDIGRDPRWGRVVEGAGEDPFLGAAMARARVSGYRAGGLVATAKHFAAYGAPRAGLDYAPADMSEATLRDVYLPPFRAAVEAGAGAVMPALSALNGVPASLDRRLLVDVLRGEWGFRGFVVSDWGAIDQLANHGMGRDAAAFATRAFLAGVDMDMASRTYVARLPAAVAEGRVAEAAIDEAVRRVLRVKLEAGLDTRPLPTPAEAETRMLLPETRALAVEVARRGIVLLKNDGDRLPLRDIGSLLVVGGIADSPGDHVGPHAAEWRAGEVHTIRRALEDRAAKAGLRFEYRAGCAPDCTDRAGFEAAVEAARRADVVVAVLGEPGEIAGEAASRADLGFPGLQQDLLDRLVATGKPVVLVIVAGRPLTVAKAFAAVPSAVMAWYPGSVGSLALAEILFGDTAPSGKLPMTWPRHVGQIPIAHDDLATGRPPTAGEKFTSKYVDIGWRPQFPFGHGLSTARLVYGPPSVEAARVAMDGTVVVSVPVRNEGPQAARAVVQAYVRDLEASRVRPGRQLKGFAAVELAAGEASTVTLRIAVGDLGFHDETGDYRVEPGRFRIFAGPDADAEASVDVEAVGEPVIRPTARRTAAGTP